One genomic segment of Thunnus albacares chromosome 18, fThuAlb1.1, whole genome shotgun sequence includes these proteins:
- the si:ch1073-398f15.1 gene encoding cardiomyopathy-associated protein 5 encodes MDTLTEDFAPSDVDTEMTVLTPEDITDQNPDASDDVENLRNSLREAVHDENVRPKMQCLMMDSSFSMVTMQGEDSGIAWETTPSRCSTPWASEAGNFTMDFSSPVAVRPATPGSQPAGKIIFVMDEELMSRRKKTKERVGGHRSKADRHVLAESSDNISGRPELIGFSQPNVKTEEEEDEEEPIDPLEDKEQRLFSLVSEGSEILNIIVPPKLVTVDEEESKEMVDNLSYLEESPLPKASEETQDSVFDLNYEMVISPHTPTESSAVRYDQPSPAMGPHVMDPPGAPVARPPERRAAGNVDYFEPFTLIGAQAPGSPAVISQEQVKLEAEDTTESQDKQPEQSRDHPTITNLMKDNEKSDTISLGEITSELLDEVFYGGTDNDDMKPDKEDGGGGAKGVPTRLPSKPSGSTLFGSQEDILTPIFLPEGPPKIIDPILLEEPKAMAFLYTDLYEEALGSRQKEEDTESMTSEKSFHSRHSDREARGYLEKYVLIDETPVVEAEPTDKEKCQEEGPRILYEDLHDFGNFISKPDESDMPNLEEEVTDFLRSSANSSPCDVEPFPRSLEEDETESTTKSTAKVNKSVSIMVEEVAQTPEDPLNDSFFASEELDWGDTYDYPEEALEETDVFTDEELWEEDLEVQKPVAPPRRKATSSPKACLDLTPLTPVDLIRQEKEEACGKEQREEEKETASPAETADEGDEDGEEATPADASPSENALTEPPQTENVKDTKEITALDTKPALAEEKDTKSVEEDKRNKTEAATKQTEPVKVVIKSSESAKAEVKPEKQRDGSTALPTKPDKGQCVIL; translated from the exons TGTTGATACTGAGATGACGGTGTTGACACCTGAAGATATCACAGATCAAAACCCTGACGCCAGTGATGATGTGGAGAATCTTCGAAACAG TTTACGTGAGGCTGTCCACGATGAGAATGTCCGGCCTAAGATGCAGTGCCTGATGATGGACTCTTCCTTCTCCATGGTAACTATGCAAGGTGAGGACAGCGGGATCGCTTGGGAGACGACCCCTAGTCGCTGTTCCACGCCATGGGCGTCTGAAGCTGGAAACTTCACAATGGACTTCAGCTCTCCGGTTGCAGTACGGCCTGCGACGCCTGGATCTCAACCAGCAGGAAAGATTATCTTTGTCATGGATGAGGAGCTGATGTCAAGGCGGAAGAAAACCAAAGAGAGGGTAGGTGGTCATAGGAGCAAAGCAGACAGACATGTCCTTGCTGAAAGCTCTGACAACATCTCAGGAAGGCCGGAATTAATCGGATTCTCTCAGCCAAATGTGAaaactgaagaagaggaagacgaAGAAGAACCGATCGACCCGCTGGAAGATAAAGAGCAACGGTTATTCAGCTTAGTGTCTGAAGGCTCTGAAATTCTCAACATTATTGTTCCTCCAAAACTGGTTACTGTGGATGAAGAGGAGAGCAAAGAAATGGTGGACAATCTGTCTTATCTGGAGGAGAGCCCTCTTCCTAAAGCCAGCGAAGAGACCCAAGACAGTGTGTTCGACCTGAACTACGAGATGGTGATCTCACCACACACTCCAACAGAATCAAGTGCAGTAAGATACGACCAGCCTTCACCTGCCATGGGTCCCCATGTAATGGATCCACCAGGAGCCCCAGTGGCCAGACCTCCGGAGAGAAGAGCTGCTGGCAATGTGGACTACTTTGAGCCGTTCACGCTGATTGGTGCCCAGGCTCCAGGAAGTCCTGCTGTGATCTCACAGGAACAGGTGAAATTAGAGGCAGAGGACACCACTGAGAGCCAGGACAAGCAACCAGAGCAGTCTAGAGACCACCCCACCATAACAAACTTAATGAAGGATAATGAAAAGTCAGACACCATCAGTCTGGGGGAAATCACCAGCGAGCTTCTAGATGAAGTCTTCTACGGAGGTACAGACAATGACGATATGAAACCAGACAAAGAGGACGGAGGTGGAGGGGCTAAAGGCGTGCCCACTAGGCTCCCTTCAAAACCAAGTGGTTCGACTTTGTTTGGAAGCCAAGAGGACATCCTGACTCCAATCTTCCTACCTGAGGGACCGCCCAAAATTATCGACCCCATTTTGCTGGAGGAACCCAAAGCCATGGCCTTTCTTTACACGGACCTGTATGAGGAAGCACTCGGCAGTCGGCAAAAAGAGGAGGATACAGAAAGTATGACCTCTGAGAAGTCCTTCCACAGCAGGCATTCAGACCGGGAGGCCAGGGGGTACCTGGAGAAATATGTCCTTATAGATGAGACTCCTGTAGTGGAAGCAGAACCAACTGATAAAGAAAAATGCCAAGAGGAAGGACCTCGGATATTGTACGAAGATTTGCATGATTTTGGCAATTTTATTTCCAAGCCAGACGAAAGTGACATGCCAAACTTAGAGGAGGAAGTCACAGACTTCTTAAGGTCCAGCGCCAATTCTTCTCCATGTGATGTGGAACCTTTCCCTCGATCACtagaagaagatgaaacagaatcAACAACAAAGAGTACAGCAAAGGTAAACAAAAGTGTCTCCATAATGGTAGAAGAAGTCGCTCAAACCCCAGAAGATCCACTTAACGATTCATTCTTTGCCTCAGAGGAACTTGACTGGGGAGATACATATGACTATCCTGAAGAAGCCCTGGAGGAGACAGATGTGTTTACAGATGAGGAATTGTGGGAAGAAGACTTAGAAGTGCAAAAGCCAGTTGCTCCCCCTAGAAGAAAAGCAACATCCTCTCCTAAGGCATGTTTGGACTTAACACCTTTGACTCCAGTTGATTTAATTAGACAGGAAAAGGAAGAGGCTTGTGGAAAAgaacagagggaggaagagaaagagacggCATCACCTGCCGAGACTGCTGATGAGGGAGATGAAGACGGAGAAGAGGCGACACCGGCTGATGCTTCTCCATCCGAGAACGCATTGACCGAACCcccacaaactgaaaatgtaaaagatacCAAAGAAATAACTGCCTTGGACACAAAACCAGCTTTAGCTGAGGAGAAAGACACTAAATCTGtagaagaagacaaaagaaataaGACTGAAGCTGctacaaaacaaactgaaccagTAAAAGTAGTTATTAAGTCATCAGAATCAGCTAAAGCAGAGGTTAAACCTGAGAAACAAAGAGATGGTTCAACTGccttaccaactaaaccagaTAAAGGACAGTGTGTAATACTTTAG
- the dtwd2 gene encoding tRNA-uridine aminocarboxypropyltransferase 2: protein MDNVPSLCSSVSPEENGPETCDSSSSTEDGLVDAFGDLAALPVEVGERRPTCLRCRRPQKVCLCPFLPTQPLEVSTCLYIVQHPAEESRVLRTVPLLAACLPQGKCNVIVGRRFNEEKHPELAAVCRDSRTLILYPGHKSQNLEELVQYQDVGTVKHNVIIIDGTWSQAKNMFLKNSLFHLPKQVLLNRTLSSQYVIRTQPSNICLSTLECAAVALSILERNDDIQEVLLRPLKALCSFQLQHGAQIHHSKEHLLKNGMYDKPMPKNKRKIKRMEKLVTDHNICPR from the exons ATGGACAATGTCCCCAGTCTTTGCTCGTCTGTCTCCCCTGAAGAAAACGGTCCAGAAACCTGCGACAGCTCTTCCTCGACAGAAGATGGGTTAGTCGACGCTTTTGGCGACCTGGCTGCCCTCCCGGTGGAGGTCGGCGAGAGAAGACCGACGTGTTTACGGTGCCG TCGCCCTCAGAAGGTGTGTCTCTGTCCTTTTCTTCCAACACAACCCCTGGAGGTCTCCACATGTCTGTACATAGTGCAGCATCCTGCAGAG GAGAGCAGAGTACTTCGGACGGTGCCTCTTCTTGCTGCTTGTTTGCCACAAGGAAAATGCAATGTCATAGTTGGAAGGAGATTTAACGAGGAAAA GCACCCGGAGCTGGCTGCGGTGTGCCGGGACAGCCGAACGCTTATCTTATATCCAGGCCACAAATCCCAGAACCTGGAGGAGTTAGTGCAATACCAAGACGTTGGCACTGTAAAACATAATGTCATCATTATAGATGGCACCTGGAGCCAGGCGAAAAACATGTTCCTCAAAAACAGCCTGTTCCACCTCCCGAAACAG GTGCTGCTCAATAGGACTCTGTCCAGTCAGTATGTGATCCGCACACAACCCTCCAACATCTGTCTGTCCACGCTGGAGTGCGCTGCTGTTGCCCTGTCCATCCTGGAGAGGAACGACGACATCCAAGAG GTTCTGCTGAGGCCTCTTAAAGCCTTGTGCTCGTTCCAGCTGCAGCACGGCGCTCAGATTCATCACAGCAAGGAGCATCTACTGAAGAACGGCATGTACGACAAACCCATGCCCAAGAACAAACGCAAGATAAAGAGGATGGAGAAACTCGTCACTGACCACAACATCTGTCCGAGATGA
- the LOC122968369 gene encoding nucleolysin TIA-1-like isoform X4: MDDDQPKTLYVGNLSRDVTEALILELFGQIGPCKSCKMIVDTAGHDPYCFVEFYEHRHATATIAAMNGRKILGKEVKVNWATTPTSQKKDTSSHFHVFVGDLSPEITTDDIKAAFAPFGKISDCRVVKDMATGKSKGYGFVSFFNKWDAENAIQQMGGQWLGGRQIRTNWATRKPAPKTTNETTNTKQLSFDEVVNQSSPSNCTVYCGGVTAGLTEQIMRQTFSPFGQIMEIRVFPDKGYSFVRFNSHEAAAHAIVSVNGTSIEGYVVKCYWGKETTDMVSPIQQVQMPQQNTVSFAAQPYSQWGQWYSNTQQIGQYVPNGWQMPSYGVYGQTWDQQGYK, translated from the exons ATGGACGATGACCAGCCCAAAACctt gtatgtGGGGAATCTGTCTCGGGACGTGACAGAAGCCCTCATCTTGGAGTTGTTTGGCCAGATTGGACCCTGCAAGAGCTGTAAAATGATAGTAGAT ACAGCAGGTCATGACCCGTACTGCTTTGTGGAGTTCTATGAGCATAGACATGCCACTGCCACAATTGCAGCCATGAATGGTCGGAAAATACTGGGTAAG GAGGTCAAGGTCAACTGGGCCACGACGCCAACCAGCCAAAAGAAAGACACAAGCA gtcaCTTCCATGTCTTTGTTGGGGATCTAAGTCCTGAAATTACCACAGATGACATAAAAGCAGCTTTTGCTCCATTTGGGAAAATATC TGATTGTCGAGTGGTGAAAGACATGGCCACAGGTAAATCTAAAGGCTATGGCTTTGTCTCCTTCTTCAACAAATGG GATGCAGAGAACGCCATACAGCAGATGGGAGGACAGTGGTTGGGGGGGCGGCAGATCAGGACCAACTGGGCCACAAGGAAGCCTGCTCCTAAAACTACGAATGAAA CAACCAATACCAAGCAGCTATCTTTCGACGAGGTGGTGAACCAGTCCAGCCCCAGCAACTGCACCGTCTACTGCGGAGGCGTCACAGCAGGTCTCACAG AGCAAATTATGAGACAGACCTTCTCACCTTTCGGCCAAATAATGGAAATCCGTGTTTTCCCAGACAAAGGCTACTCGTTTGTGAG gTTCAACTCTCATGAGGCAGCAGCTCATGCCATCGTTTCTGTCAATGGCACATCCATAGAGGGCTATGTCGTTAAGTGTTACTGGGGCaaagaaacaacagacatgGTCAGCCCCATACAGCAGGTACAGATGCCACAG cagaaCACGGTGAGCTTCGCAGCGCAGCCCTACAGCCAGTGGGGTCAGTGGTACAGCAACACGCAGCAGATTGGTCAGTACGTGCCCAATGGATGGCAGATGCCGAGCTATGGAGTCTATGGACAGACCTGGGATCAGCAGGGCTACAAGTGA